A single region of the Nocardioides ochotonae genome encodes:
- a CDS encoding pyridoxamine 5'-phosphate oxidase family protein: MQDLLDLATEHCEALLRTTVTGRMAFSTPAGLHVLPLNHSVVGDGVVVRVGPGSPLATVEPGTPMAYEIDRIDHEHQRGWSVVAHGQAEHVTDEAELAEIARSWPPRPWASGERPHHLRLRWTRLTGRQLGGGWDPLRELDYRRVL, from the coding sequence GTGCAGGATCTGCTCGACCTCGCCACGGAGCATTGCGAGGCGCTGCTGCGCACCACCGTGACCGGCCGCATGGCGTTCTCGACGCCCGCCGGGCTGCACGTGCTGCCGTTGAACCACTCGGTGGTCGGCGACGGGGTGGTCGTGCGCGTGGGCCCGGGGTCGCCGCTCGCCACGGTCGAGCCGGGCACCCCGATGGCCTACGAGATCGATCGCATCGACCACGAGCACCAGCGCGGTTGGAGCGTGGTGGCGCACGGCCAGGCGGAGCACGTCACCGACGAGGCCGAGCTCGCCGAGATCGCGCGCAGCTGGCCGCCGCGGCCCTGGGCATCCGGGGAGCGACCGCACCACCTGCGGCTGCGCTGGACCCGGCTGACCGGTCGCCAGCTCGGCGGCGGGTGGGACCCGCTGCGCGAGCTGGACTACCGCCGGGTGCTCTGA
- the cydD gene encoding thiol reductant ABC exporter subunit CydD: protein MKPTDPRLRTHLTPARLPLAGVLAAGVVGAVLIIGQAWTVTGLVVAAVRGEDLAPWALGVAGVFVARALCSWAGDLAAARAASVVGTHLRRQVTAALLRRRTSEPGDAVLLTRGISAAEPYLTRYLPAVVLAGVLPALTVVVIATQDWLSALIVVLTLPLVPVFGALVGVATRDKAEKQWRAMASLSGHFLDVVRGLPTLVAYRRARVQSDTIARTTDRYRRASTATLRIAFASSAILELVATLSVALVAVTVGVRLAHDGMALETALLVLLLAPEAYWPLRRVGAEFHAAAEGVATFEQVHDLLETAPPADPGTPGPARGDLELSGLTVVHPGRTVPALDTVDARIPDRGVTAVVGPSGCGKSTLLGAVVGLVPVSAGTIRVGGREVGGTAWRSQVAWVPQRPVFVAGSIADNLRVARPDASYDELWDALRRVALEERVRALPAGLESPLGEDGASLSAGERARLALARVVLADRPWVLLDEPTAHLDDLTERVIADTIAELARDRAVVVVAHRPTLMTLADHVVALPAPARPRTPVADDVTVTAADAPAPAPDPAPAADADPDADPAEETEQVSRLGLGASTVIGALASLSGIALTATAGWLIVQASTHPPVLTLMMAVVGVRAFGLARPVLRYVERLRSHDVALRMLARRRVEVYDALVPLVPGRLGKRRGDLLASVVDDVDSVVDDALRVKLPLRSFVLVALGATLVAALILPVAGGIVLATCLTAGVAAWGLARLGASSAERTTVTQRAALSEAAVEIAQVAPELVMWQAGDRAVARVGTLSDRLGRATLGAGAWLGAARAAVLVTCGAGVAAMAWRGAPAYAAGDVSAPVLALLILVPLALADSILPIAEAGALSARTRAATARLTALEHTPPAVRATMADPLPRGHDMALREVRAGWGEDRFALDGVDLSVAPGERVGVVGASGSGKSTLAALLLRFLDPAEGTVALGGTPLTHLDPDDVRRVVGLVDDDPHVFASTLAENVRFARPGSSDAEVERALRRARLGDWLDGLPDGLDTWIGAGHAQVSGGERARIAVARSLLADHPVLVLDEPTAHLDHATATDLATELLTGPRGRSLVWITHDDVGLDLLDHRLDLDDPAGFRAPRRTSGAPGF from the coding sequence ATGAAGCCGACCGACCCGCGCCTGCGGACCCACCTCACCCCCGCGCGGCTCCCCCTCGCGGGAGTCCTGGCGGCCGGTGTCGTCGGCGCGGTGCTGATCATCGGGCAGGCCTGGACGGTGACCGGCCTCGTGGTCGCCGCCGTCCGCGGCGAGGACCTCGCGCCCTGGGCGCTCGGGGTCGCGGGGGTCTTCGTGGCCCGGGCGCTGTGCTCGTGGGCCGGCGACCTCGCCGCGGCGCGCGCCGCCTCGGTCGTCGGCACCCACCTGCGCCGTCAGGTGACCGCCGCGCTGCTGCGGCGGCGTACCTCCGAGCCCGGCGACGCGGTGCTGCTCACCCGCGGCATCAGCGCGGCCGAGCCGTACCTCACCCGCTACCTGCCCGCCGTCGTGCTGGCGGGCGTGCTGCCGGCGCTGACGGTGGTCGTGATCGCGACCCAGGACTGGCTCAGCGCCCTCATCGTCGTGCTCACCCTGCCGCTGGTGCCGGTCTTCGGTGCCCTGGTCGGGGTGGCCACCCGTGACAAGGCCGAGAAGCAGTGGCGTGCCATGGCCTCGCTCTCGGGCCACTTCCTCGACGTCGTCCGCGGCCTGCCCACGCTGGTGGCCTACCGGCGTGCCCGGGTCCAGTCCGACACCATCGCGCGCACCACCGACCGCTACCGCCGCGCCAGCACCGCCACCCTGCGCATCGCCTTCGCCTCCTCCGCGATCCTCGAGCTCGTCGCCACGCTGTCGGTGGCGCTGGTCGCCGTCACGGTCGGCGTCCGGCTCGCCCACGACGGGATGGCCCTGGAGACCGCGCTGCTGGTGCTGCTGCTGGCCCCGGAGGCCTACTGGCCGCTGCGCCGGGTCGGCGCGGAGTTCCACGCCGCCGCCGAGGGCGTCGCGACCTTCGAGCAGGTCCACGACCTGCTGGAGACCGCCCCGCCGGCGGACCCCGGCACCCCCGGCCCCGCCCGCGGCGACCTGGAGCTCAGCGGCCTCACCGTCGTCCACCCCGGCCGCACCGTCCCCGCGCTCGACACCGTCGACGCCCGCATCCCCGACCGCGGCGTCACCGCGGTGGTCGGTCCCTCCGGCTGCGGCAAGTCCACCCTGCTCGGCGCGGTCGTGGGCCTGGTGCCGGTGAGCGCCGGCACGATCCGGGTCGGCGGCCGCGAGGTCGGCGGCACCGCCTGGCGCAGCCAGGTCGCGTGGGTGCCCCAGCGGCCGGTCTTCGTCGCCGGCTCGATCGCCGACAACCTGCGGGTCGCCCGCCCCGACGCGTCGTACGACGAGCTGTGGGACGCCCTGCGCCGGGTGGCGCTCGAGGAGCGGGTCCGCGCCCTGCCGGCCGGCCTGGAGAGCCCCCTCGGCGAGGACGGCGCGAGCCTCTCCGCCGGTGAGCGGGCCCGGCTCGCGCTGGCCCGGGTCGTGCTGGCCGACCGCCCCTGGGTGCTGCTCGACGAGCCGACCGCCCACCTCGACGACCTCACCGAGCGCGTCATCGCCGACACGATCGCGGAGCTGGCCCGCGACCGGGCGGTCGTCGTGGTCGCGCACCGCCCCACCCTGATGACCCTGGCCGACCACGTGGTCGCCCTCCCCGCTCCCGCGCGTCCGCGAACCCCGGTCGCCGACGACGTCACGGTGACCGCCGCCGACGCCCCGGCCCCGGCCCCCGACCCCGCGCCGGCCGCCGACGCGGACCCCGACGCCGACCCCGCGGAGGAGACCGAGCAGGTGTCCCGCCTCGGTCTCGGCGCCTCGACCGTGATCGGCGCCCTGGCCTCGCTGTCCGGCATCGCGCTCACCGCGACCGCCGGCTGGCTGATCGTCCAGGCCTCCACCCACCCGCCGGTGCTCACGCTGATGATGGCCGTGGTCGGGGTCCGGGCCTTCGGCCTGGCCCGCCCGGTGCTGCGCTACGTCGAGCGGCTGCGCTCCCACGACGTCGCCCTGCGGATGCTGGCCCGGCGCCGCGTCGAGGTCTACGACGCCCTGGTGCCGCTCGTGCCCGGTCGCCTGGGCAAGCGGCGCGGTGACCTCCTCGCCTCGGTCGTCGACGACGTCGACAGCGTCGTGGACGACGCGCTGCGGGTGAAGCTACCGCTGCGCTCCTTCGTCCTCGTGGCGCTGGGCGCGACCCTCGTCGCCGCCCTGATCCTCCCGGTGGCGGGCGGGATCGTGCTCGCCACCTGCCTCACCGCCGGCGTCGCCGCCTGGGGGCTGGCCCGCCTCGGCGCGAGCAGCGCCGAACGGACCACCGTCACCCAGCGCGCCGCGCTGTCCGAGGCCGCCGTCGAGATCGCCCAGGTCGCCCCGGAGCTGGTCATGTGGCAGGCCGGCGACCGTGCGGTCGCCCGCGTGGGCACGCTCAGCGATCGTCTCGGGCGCGCCACCCTGGGCGCCGGGGCATGGCTGGGCGCCGCGCGTGCCGCGGTCCTGGTCACCTGCGGCGCCGGCGTGGCCGCGATGGCCTGGCGCGGCGCCCCGGCGTACGCCGCCGGCGACGTGTCCGCACCGGTCCTCGCGCTGCTGATCCTGGTGCCGCTCGCGCTCGCCGACTCGATCCTGCCGATCGCCGAGGCCGGGGCCCTCTCGGCCCGCACCCGGGCCGCCACCGCGCGTCTCACCGCTCTCGAGCACACCCCTCCCGCGGTCCGGGCGACGATGGCCGACCCGCTGCCCCGCGGGCACGACATGGCGCTGCGCGAGGTGCGCGCGGGCTGGGGTGAGGACCGGTTCGCCCTGGACGGCGTCGACCTGAGCGTCGCGCCCGGCGAGCGGGTCGGTGTCGTGGGTGCGTCCGGATCCGGCAAGAGCACGCTGGCCGCCCTGCTCCTGCGCTTCCTCGACCCGGCCGAGGGCACCGTGGCGCTCGGCGGGACACCGCTGACCCACCTCGACCCCGACGACGTACGCCGCGTGGTCGGGCTGGTCGACGACGACCCGCACGTGTTCGCCTCCACGCTGGCCGAGAACGTCCGCTTCGCCCGCCCCGGCAGCAGCGACGCCGAGGTCGAGCGGGCCCTGCGCCGCGCCCGCCTGGGTGACTGGCTGGACGGCCTGCCCGACGGCCTCGACACCTGGATCGGCGCCGGCCACGCCCAGGTCTCCGGTGGCGAGCGGGCCCGGATCGCCGTCGCACGCTCGCTGCTCGCCGACCACCCGGTGCTGGTGCTCGACGAGCCCACCGCGCACCTCGACCACGCAACGGCCACCGACCTCGCCACGGAGCTGCTCACCGGCCCGCGCGGCCGCAGCCTGGTCTGGATCACCCACGACGACGTGGGCCTGGACCTGCTCGACCACCGCCTCGACCTCGACGACCCGGCCGGGTTCCGCGCGCCGCGTCGTACCAGCGGGGCGCCTGGGTTCTGA